The following DNA comes from Candidatus Binataceae bacterium.
GAAACCGTTCCCAAATTGGCAATCAACCCCGAGCCGCGCGACAGTTCAACGCGGATCCCGTGGTCTTGCCCAGCTGTCCGGTTCAGGACCACGCTCGCTGGGTCGCACTATTGCGCGGCCTGAGCGGAATCACAAGCGAGCACCAGCCCGTTTGGCAAACCTCACACTCGCACGACGCCATCGCCGGGCACCGTTTTCTATGCCTGCTCTGGGTCGCCATGAATCAGGACGGATCGGTCAACAGTTTGGTTGACACTGGCCAAGGCGAGATTGGATCACCTCAAAGCTAAGAGCTATGCGCTCCAAAAATGCCGGCAAAATTAAGGGGCGGGATAGCTGACCCTCCAAACCGAGTTGGATGCGTCGTCAGATACCAGCAGCGCACCGTCGTGGGCCACGGTTACCCCCACCGGCCGGCCCCACACTCGCCCCTTGCCATTGTTACCGGGAGCCACGAAGCCAGTGACAAAGTCCATATAGTCTCCCACCGCTGCACCGTCTACCACCGGCACGAAAATAACTTTGTAGCCGGTAAAGCGGGAGCGATTAGAGGAGCCATGCTCGGCCGCAAATAGGCTGTGGCGATACTCGCGCGGAAACTGTTTACCCTCATAGAAGGTAAGTCCAAGGGAGGCGGAATGAGGCGCGATTAGCACGTCGGGCAGCAGGGTCTTGCTCTTCATCTCCATCCGCGGACTAGGCGAACGAGGATCCTGGAAGCCGCCGGTAAAAAACCAGGGCCAACCATAAAAGCCACCTAACTTGACCTTGGTGACGTAATCCGGCGGCAGGTTGTCGCCCAAGCCGTCGCGTTCGTTGGTCGAGCACCATAGGCTACCGGTGCGCGGATCGACCGCCAGACCCACCGCGTTGCGAATCCCGCTGGCATAGACCCGAACGTCGGTCCCGTCCGGCTTCATGATCAGGATGTCCGCACGTCGAGTTTCGTTATCGGTCTTGGGATCTCCCCCGTAATTGGTCCCCGAACCCACCGAGACATATAGCTTGCGGCCATCG
Coding sequences within:
- a CDS encoding PQQ-dependent sugar dehydrogenase; the encoded protein is MLALLVWSAIGARGQLAQQTTSKPVLTGQAALTDWHDNAPLVRRRIVRADVPAPFSSDPSDNVARIYPRPAGAWPQAPAGFKVDLFAEKLGNPRQMKTAPNGDIFIADSQWGRIRVLRASDGATHAARSEIFATGLKEPFGLAFYPPGPNPRWLYVGDTDALLRLPYHNGDLKASGAPQKLLDLPPLGAHWSRDVVFSRDGRKLYVSVGSGTNYGGDPKTDNETRRADILIMKPDGTDVRVYASGIRNAVGLAVDPRTGSLWCSTNERDGLGDNLPPDYVTKVKLGGFYGWPWFFTGGFQDPRSPSPRMEMKSKTLLPDVLIAPHSASLGLTFYEGKQFPREYRHSLFAAEHGSSNRSRFTGYKVIFVPVVDGAAVGDYMDFVTGFVAPGNNGKGRVWGRPVGVTVAHDGALLVSDDASNSVWRVSYPAP